In Papaver somniferum cultivar HN1 chromosome 1, ASM357369v1, whole genome shotgun sequence, a genomic segment contains:
- the LOC113310547 gene encoding DDB1- and CUL4-associated factor 4-like produces MPRELPGFYFDPEKNRYFAIKGPIPGFSNLQRPPLKEPDKQPNEQHSVCSQRKGIRTANLLQFRELYGGKVAPFGKGRCSFQHEYQKNRASQPMIWKYKKTDMIADSALEQLRIDIQTPEGENEANGLLMGSTNGSLSFYEVSKDEQDFDYGIKCTPDFVWPLLQETQAECSNAPGHIWRPAGASEIMPSHISCIQRTQKHSLCTPDDGPSNLTQHALITTLGSDTSGGSLYMLNLSEPLDLNPTDPVLRRRITKVASVNCTIWTADCNTNGSEAVIGTNVGATLVNLETGAFSWLCRCRSDLFSLKFDHSGNIIICGFRNGAIVTVDVRQKQGVSAGLPRHQIPYSSCTLRGASSINPRKFSRQMFELRGNIRPSCTTSMSSSISSLVALQTYDQYFLASTLDGSIKLYDHRLTQRGAVQSYEGQVNSHTHIQLGVDPSESVVMSGGEDGYVRIWGIKTAQLLFSSRISSSAPAALCWPGIGKQPLPKKRRECEDDDIHAQIHSWGAWLGSKDGLFHVQGL; encoded by the exons ATGCCAAGAG AACTTCCAGGGTTTTACTTTGACCCTGAGAAAAATAGGTATTTTGCTATTAAAGGACCAATTCCTGGCTTTAGCAATCTTCAAAGACCACCTTTAAAAGAACCAGACAAGCAG CCAAATGAACAGCATAGTGTGTGTAGTCAAAGAAAGGGAATAAGAACTGCTAACTTGCTTCAATTTAGGGAGTTATATGGTGGAAAAGTTGCCCCTTTTGGCAAGGGGAGGTGTAGTTTCCAGCACGAGTACCAAAAGAACCGAGCATCCCAACCAATG ATTTGGAAGTATAAGAAAACTGATATGATTGCTGACAGTGCTTTGGAGCAGTTGCGCATTGATATACAAACACCAGAAGGGGAAAATGAAGCAAATGGTTTACTGATGGGTAGCACTAACGGGTCGTTGAG TTTTTATGAAGTTAGCAAAGATGAACAAGATTTTGATTACGGGATTAAGTGCACACCAGATTTTGTCTGGCCTCTCTTGCAAGAAACCCAAGCTGAGTGCAGCAATGCACCAGGACATATATGGAGGCCTGCTGGAGCTTCCGAAATTATGCCCTCGCATATATCATGTATACAGAGGACCCAGAAGCATTCTCTCTGTACACCCGATGATGGTCCCTCTAACCTCACCCAGCATGcatt AATAACTACTCTTGGCTCTGACACATCTGGTGGTTCTCTCTACATGTTGAATCTTAGTGAACCCTTGGATTTAAATCCAACCGATCCTGTTTTGAGAAGAAGAATTACTAAAGTTGCTTCGGTGAATTGTACAATTTGGACGGCTGATTGCAACACTAATGGGTCTGAAGCAGTTATTG GGACCAATGTAGGAGCAACCTTGGTAAATCTAGAGACTGGAGCTTTTTCATGGCTGTGCCGCTGTAGAAGTGACTTGTTCTCCCTAAAGTTTGACCATTCG GGAAATATCATTATATGTGGATTTAGAAATGGAGCAATTGTGACAGTTGATGTTCGCCAGAAGCAGGGAGTTTCTGCCGGACTTCCTAGGCACCAAATACCGTATTCTTCGTGTACACTTCGTGGTGCATCGAGTATTAATCCAAGGAAATTTTCTAGGCAAATGTTTGAG CTAAGAGGAAACATAAGACCCTCTTGTACTACCAGTATGTCTTCGTCTATTTCCAG TTTGGTGGCTCTTCAAACCTATGACCAGTATTTCCTGGCAAGCACCTTGGATGGATCA ATTAAGCTCTATGATCATCGCTTGACCCAGAGAGGAGCTGTCCAGTCTTATGAAGGGCAAGTGAATTCCCATACACATATACAGCTTGGAGTTGATCCTTCTGAGAGTGTTGTCATGTCAG GTGGTGAGGATGGTTATGTGCGCATATGGGGCATCAAGACCGCTCAGCTTCTCTTCAGCTCTAGAATCTCAAGTTCTGCTCCTGCTGCCCTCTGCTGGCCCGGAATTGGAA AACAACCGTTGCCAAAGAAAAGACGAGAGTGTGAAGATGACGATATACATGCGCAGATTCACAGTTGGGGGGCGTGGCTCGGGTCAAAGGATGGGCTATTTCACGTGCAGGGTTTGTGA